The Lasioglossum baleicum chromosome 12, iyLasBale1, whole genome shotgun sequence genome includes a region encoding these proteins:
- the Nkd gene encoding NKD inhibitor of WNT signaling pathway naked cuticle, with product MHEGLMATGLVKWWRARFLAGYRPFSVVGNPEGSDSEELLGGVSAPCSGSPPESKPILLEAEAPQVAVDASTSPTPATGNDEQPSASTTKQLSFEEFECDVSVAEGDRRRQEFSFTLYDFDGHGKITKDDIAGLVTTIYDTLGASIQVPPCGSKTIKVKLTVSPDQRGSQTRTGCPNVSQPQPQPQPQPQPQPQPQPAAAASFSGNPSCCHLKHASCNNAATHTTAHGLRRVPRRRRVPRHRCQTEQKEVDSHSEDDGENARTNRIKQEELRRRVGPLPHLPSPYSNSSEGDISDDSDVSPAVSPLTPLLTTNQRKRSGALQRQQLLEIIQANMEKNNLSFHTSRKRHQNEQARIPTQTAHVEPSTHYNQDCRSPSESRPTTMAYSKTAREKTQGFTSFSKVPAKTRANLRKTRPQYGIPRNNSSTQPPRAYVQPQVMSRTVISPTAYPEQQTTGNANRNAGNLLPNSQHPANQQPPTTNHNVPRNETQFNQSQQCGKSSKKHQLKHATREQDQARAMVQVVRWLEREFSQNAAANSGRKHVHEHIHHHYHHYHTEALV from the exons ATGCATGAGGGTCTCATGGCTACCGGATTGGTAAAGTGGTGGCGGGCAAGGTTCCTCGCTGGCTACAGACCCTTTTCTG TCGTTGGTAATCCAGAAGGCAGCGACTCGGAAGAACTTCTTGGCGGTGTCTCGGCACCTTGTAGCGGTTCGCCACCGGAATCCAAGCCAATTTTGTTAGAAGCAGAAGCTCCGCAGGTCGCGGTCGACGCTTCCACCAGTCCTACACCGGCAACCGGAAATGACGAGCAACCGAGCGCCAGCACGACAAAGCAACTTAGTTTCGAG GAATTCGAATGCGACGTGTCGGTGGCGGAGGGCGACAGAAGGAGGCAGGAATTCTCGTTCACTCTGTACGACTTCGACGGCCACGGGAAGATAACAAAGGACGATATAGCCGGCCTGGTGACCACCATTTACGATACCCTGGGCGCTTCCATCCAGGTACCGCCGTGCGGCAGCAAGACGATTAAGGTGAAATTGACGGTGTCGCCGGATCAGAGAGGCAGCCAGACGAGGACCGGCTGTCCGAACGTATCTCAGCCTCAGCCTCAGCCTCAGCCTCAGCCCCAGCCTCAGCCTCAGCCTCAACCGGCTGCCGCTGCTAGCTTTTCCGGAAATCCGTCCTGCTGTCATTTGAAGCACGCGTCCTGCAACAATGCCGCGACCCACACTACCGCACACGGTTTGCGCAGAGTTCCTAGAAGGAGGAGAGTACCACGACACCGTTGTCAG ACTGAACAAAAGGAAGTGGATTCTCACAGCGAAGACGACGGTGAAAACGCGCGAACGAATCGAATAAAGCAGGAGGAATTACGCAGAAGGGTGGGTCCCTTGCCTCATTTACCATCACCCTATTCGAATAGCTCCGAGGGCGATATCAGCGATGACAGTGACGTTTCCCCTGCAGTTTCCCCCTTGACGCCTCTCCTCACGACTAATCAGCGAAAACGCAGCGGTGCCCTACAAAGGCAACAGCTCTTGGAAATTATTCAGGCGAACATGGAAAAGAATAATCTCAGTTTTCATACGTCAAG GAAACGGCACCAGAACGAACAAGCGCGCATTCCAACGCAGACTGCACACGTCGAACCTTCAACCCACTACAATCAAGACTGTCGTTCACCATCGGAGTCCCGACCGACGACGATGGCGTACTCGAAGACTGCACGAGAGAAGACACAGGGTTTCACGTCTTTCTCCAAGGTACCTGCGAAGACACGGGCAAACCTGAGGAAAACACGGCCACAGTACGGTATACCTCGGAATAACAGCTCAACGCAACCACCGCGAGCATACGTACAACCGCAGGTGATGTCCCGTACCGTAATTAGTCCCACCGCCTATCCGGAGCAACAGACGACAGGCAACGCGAACCGTAACGCCGGCAACCTGCTACCGAACAGTCAACACCCAGCGAATCAGCAACCCCCGACCACCAACCATAATGTTCCCCGTAACGAAACGCAGTTCAATCAATCGCAACAGTGCGGTAAGTCGAGCAAGAAGCACCAACTGAAACACGCGACGAGAGAACAAGACCAGGCCAGAGCTATGGTGCAGGTTGTACGTTGGCTGGAACGGGAATTCTCGCAGAACGCCGCTGCGAACTCCGGTCGGAAACACGTTCACGAGCACAttcatcatcattatcatcattaCCACACCGAGGCTCTTGTTTGA
- the LOC143214695 gene encoding uncharacterized protein LOC143214695 produces the protein MMDARRRDREQIGLCGVDRIWGKSPTRIEDSDEDEEINKHKDSIITKDRKRKHEMKKKKSKKMKKEKKSKKGKKKKRKKSKKKSDTSSDSESEGLEWVEKDGSNDKAKVKRGSSSDDSGDEGILGPVQKPHVTLSAKDFGKALLPGEGAAMAAYVAEGKRIPRRGEIGLTSDEIASYESVGYVMSGSRHRRMEAVRIRKENQIYSADEKRALAMFSKEERQKRENLILGQFREMVNQKLAQEQKNK, from the exons ATGATGGATGCACGAAGACGTGATAGAGAACAAATTGGACTATGTGGAGTAGATAGAATTTGGGGTAAATCGCCAACACGTATCGAAGA CTCTGACGAAGATGAGGAAATCAACAAACACAAGGATAGTATCATCACAAAGGATAGAAAGAGGAAACATGAGATGAAGAAGAAG aaaagCAAGAAAATGAAGAAGGAAAAGAAGTCCAAGaaggggaagaagaagaaacgtaAAAAGAGTAAAAAGAAATCCGACACCAGTTCCGATAGCGAATCTGAGGGATTAGAATGGGTGGAGAAAGATGGATCCAACGATAAAGCAAAAGTTAAAAGGGGTTCTAGTTCCGACGACAGTGGCGACGAAGGCATACTGGGACCAGTTCAAAAACCACATGTGACGTTGTCTGCTAAAGACTTTGGTAAAGCTCTTTTGCCTGGAGAAGGTGCTGCCATGGCAGCATATGTTGCAGAAGGAAAACGTATACCTAGGAGAGGAGAAATTGGCTTAACTTCGGATGAAATTGCTTCGTACGAATCTGTTGGCTATGTTATGAGCGGTAGCAg ACATCGGAGAATGGAAGCTGTCCGTATTCGTAAAGAAAACCAGATTTATTCTGCGGATGAGAAACGAGCACTAGCTATGTTCAGCAAAGAAGAAAGACAGAAACGAGAGAATcttattttgggacaatttaggGAAATGGTTAATCAGAAGTTAGCGCAGGAACAGAAAAACAAATGA
- the LOC143214697 gene encoding rhodanese domain-containing protein CG4456: MSTTCKLIMTCRKTRQFCRLLVPLKSFYCNSHIADVISPYYELLNTTTYKPSFHDQSTLHFSTSTVSKSKTTAMAEGDAKQMNLEYNDIVKAQKNDNVLIIDVREQSEIDETGKLPGSIHIPMGDVTNTLLNLTEKEFKSRFNRDKPSKSTKIILSCRSGKRSAMVQEDIQKLGYQNAYNYVGGWLDWESNQKV; this comes from the exons ATGTCCACTActtgtaaattaattatgactTGTCGTAAAACACGTCAGTTTTGCAGATTGTTAGTTCCTCTGAAATCGTTTTATTGCAATTCCCATATTGCAGACGTAATATCTCCTTATTACGAATTGTTAAACACCACAACATATAAACCTTCCTTTCATG ATCAATCAACTTTGCATTTTTCAACCTCAACAGTTTCTAAATCTAAAACCACAGCGATGGCAGAAGGCGATGCGAAACAAATGAATTTAGAGTATAACGATATTGTAAAAGCTCAAAAGAATGACAATGTACTTATTATTGACGTTAGGGAACAAAGTGAGATTGACGAGACAGGAAAATTACCAGGAAGTATTCACATACCAA TGGGAGATGTGACCAATACTCTATTGAATCTGACTgagaaagaatttaaaagtagaTTTAACAGAGACAAACCTTCGAAAAGTACAAAGATCATATTAAGCTGCAGATCTGGTAAAAGAAGTGCAATGGTACAGGAGGACATACAGAAGCTTGGCTATCAAAA cgCGTATAACTATGTCGGAGGATGGCTAGACTGGGAGAGTAATCAAAAAGTATAG